The Roseofilum capinflatum BLCC-M114 DNA segment GCTTATTATAAATATTAATCCTTTCAATTTTTCAGACAAACACAAGCTAGGAGAAACCAAATAAAAAGTAATGATTGTTGCAGTAGAACTAATACCAAAAGGTAGCGAGATCAAAATGGCAACTCCCATGAGAATGGCGCTGTACATCAGACTAGGAAGCTTAAACTCTTTAGGGATTATTATCCAAGCTATAGCACTTATAAGTAGTGCAGTTAAATCAGGTCGTCCGTGATTAAACATCGGGAAAGTAGAAATTAAGACTAATGAAGCAGCTAGTTTTGTGCAGTAAAATCGTTTTCGCATTAGAAGCCATAGCGCACACAAATATAGCATATGAATGAGATTCGTATAGGCCAGCAAGGAGCGAATACTAAATCCAAAAAGTTTGATCCAACCAGCTACTACTAGAGCGTAACCTGGTGGATAGAAGTAAATACCCTTTGTATAGGTAAGGTCTAAATGCTGAGAACCTGGGCCAGAAATAACGCCATGTCTAGCAAGCATCAACGCTGGTTCAGTATAAAAGTTGAGATCAATGTGGGAAATTGGTAAATACTTCCACCATAAGAATAAGTGAATAATGGCAAGTATTACAATAACGCTGGCCAGTTCCTTAATTGAAATATTGTTCTGCTGTCTTCTTGTAATCATTTTGTTCATCTCATTTCCTCTAGAATTACTTAAACACTATTTGCTGATTTAATATATAAGTTATAAATGAGACCAAGAAACTAGAGAACCCAAAGGCTAGTGTTTTGCTATTTTGCCAATGAAAGGGCAGTAAGTTCATCAGGCTAACCAATGTTACCGACAAGATAATCGCTAAAATCATTCCTGTTGATTGATTCGCAAAAAATAGTCCTAGTTGTTTTACTTCTTGCCTTATAGATAGCTTATGGGGATTAGGAAAAGTGATTTTCTTATGAGCAACAAAACTTACCAAAATTCCAATCGAAGAAGACATAACCATGGAAGCCACATAAGCCAAGCTACCTTGATCATCTAAGCTAAGACCAATAATATACCGCAATCCAATTGTGAACAGTGTATTGAAGACACCGACCATAAAATAAACAGGGTAGTTAGAGAAGTTGCCCATTAACCAAGTTACTTTTTTTTTGAAACCAGAGTAGAGCATTTGAGAACAAAGTATTTATAATCTCGATTAGGTAAAAAATTAAAATTGTTTCTATTTGATAAAACTAAGATACTCAAAATTAAAGAAAATACGACAGCCTGCATGATAATAATGAAAAATATGCCTACCATAGATGAAGCCCATCCAGGTATAGCTAGATTAGTTGCTAACCGCATAAAGACGATTATAGCAATTGCTATCATGCTGAACAATGTAATTGCAGAGGTTGAAATTAATAATCTTGTACCCACAACTTCAGCATATACTGAAATAGAGCTTAATCCATGAGTGACTAATGACACTAAATTCATTTGAGGTTTTCCAGCCAGACGGTGACCTCTAGTAGTATATATTTCCGCATAGGGAATTCTAGATTTTAAGACTCCAGAAGCGTAATGATTCCAAATTTCAGAAACAACAACTAATCGAGACAATATTTTACGAGGGACAATACTGAAGTTTCCAAATTGAATTCGTTGACCTGTTAAAATTCTATATAATAGCTTGTATATTCCATAAAAGAATTTAAAAGACTGCTGTTCGGAACGTTTTCTACGATGAGCAAATATGATCTTTTTATGTTCTTCTTGTTGATATTTTTCAATTAAGCTTGCAATATCCTTTGGATCATCTTCTCCATCACCATCCATAATTAAAACAGCTTGACAGGGTAAATTTTCTTCAACGTAGGCTAAACCGAGCGCGATCGCCCTTTGGTGTCCCATATTACGACGAAGCTCTAAAAGATAAATGTTATAAATATAGCCCAACTCTTCAGAATTGATATTATCGGTAAATTCTGATACAGAAGCATCATCAACAATAATAATATCTACTCTCTTGTGATCTGGGGACAAGTTAACTAGAGTATGGTCAATATAGTGTAGTAATCGTTTTAAAGCTTCCCAATCATTAAACACGGGAATCAAGATCACAATTGGATCATATCTTGAGGTTTTACCATAGTCTAACCCATGGGTATTCATGACATTATTTGACATTTTTGAATAAACTATGAATGTGTTTTTGTAGCCCTTTTCGATATTGAAACCAAGTGAGTTGTTCTGCCTTTTTCCTCGCTGCTTTTCCCATCTGAGCTAACTCTAAAGGATGGTGGTAGCACCAGTCGAGTTTTTCTTGGATACCTCCAACATCCCGAATGGGTACAAGAAATCCTTCAACTCCATCTGTAATTATATCAGGCCCTGCCGTATTGGGTGTAGTAATCACAGGGATACCGCAGGCCATAGCTTCCAGTAAGACTAAGCCAAATCCATCGACCAAGGAAGGAAAGACAAAAACACTAGCTGAACTGTAATATTGGTTCAGAGAATAGTGGGGAAGGGGGGAAATATATCGAAACAGGTCTTGATATTGATCCAGCCAGCCAGAAGGAAATTCATTGATCCCGATTAAGCATAATTCTGCATCAGAGAGATTTAAATTTTTCCAAGCGCTTAAAAGATAGTGAATCCCTTTTCGAGGTTCTACCCTACCCACATAGAGGGCGCGGAAACAAGTATCTTGTTTAGGTTGGGGATGAAAATAATCTAGAGGAGCGCCATAGGGAATGACGCTTATTTTTTCTGGATTTACACCAAAATTGAGTAGGGATTTACGGGTAATGGAGGAAGCTACAAAAATCTGGTCAGCTAGTTCAATTTCTTGTTCTTTACGTCTCAGTTTCCATTCGGGTTCTTTAGCCGCTTGTAAGGCAGGAGCAAGATCGGGAAAAAGTTCAGCTTCTTCGGCTTGAATCTGCCGACTCATCTGATAAAAGAGGATCGGCAGATCGTATAAACAGAGAATTCCTTGTGATTTAGCGGCTTGAAATGTGCTAGCAGCTCCGTCTTCATAAGCATACACTGCATCAAGTCCGTTCAGGTGAGATTGGGCAACATGACGATCTATCGAGGTATAGATCCAATCGGTTAATCGCTGATTGTTAATCCCTAAACGGCGGGGTAAACCACTGCGAACTAGGGCAACTCGGAGAATTTCTTGCCACACATGAGTGCGAATTGGAGTTGCCCCTGGCATCACCCAACTTCGCCTCTTCAATTCATCAGTAATTCGTTTCTTAAGACCTGTGGGCAGTCTATTTAAGAGTTTCCAATTATTAGATGAGGGATTATAGGCTATAGTGGTTATGACTTCATGCAAAAATTCAGCTTCTTCTAACGCTAATGCCGATTGACGAGAATTAGGATTCCCCATAGGATGAATCAGAGAAATACGAAAATTGATCATATTGATGCAATAGATAGTGTTGTTTTCGCCAGTTTTCAACCCGTTCTAAATAAGGTAATAAAAAGATAAACCCACTCAGGAACCAATAATAAAGCGAGAAGGTATTATTAAAAACTAATTGTCCAGGTAGCCAAATCAAGTGAATCAAGAAAGCTGATAGAGCTAAATCCCGTAGCAAGGGCCGTTTCAACTTCCACACTAACACTAACAGGGCTATCATAATTCCAATTCTCAATCCATACCAAAAAATAAATCCTATGGGCCCGATTTCTAGAATAATTCTGCCCATTTCTGACTCATAGCCTACCGGAATCACTTCACCAGTTGGTAATCGCAGAACGGATCGTAAAATTCCAGTTGCTTGGTGAGTGGAACCTGGGCCAAAACCATCTAATACTTTAATTCCTATATTATGAATTGGTTCTTGAAAAAGTAAGGATAACCTAAGCACTACATCATTAGTTAATAATATTCTGTCCAAGATTTGATTAATTCTTTCATAAAATATCATGGATACAATTACCAAGAAAATCAAACCTGGAGGTGCAATCCATTTCAGAAGTCGTAGGATGCTTGAAAACTGATTAATTCCTTTTATAAAGACATAGCCAATAACAAATAAAAATGAACCGAAAATTATGGTACGAGAACCAGTCATAAACGAATTTATAACTACCAGAAGCATCTCAATTATTAATATTTTGTACTGTTTTTTTTCTAGTTTTTGCGAGAGCAAAGAAATCAATAAAGCAAAACATACTAATAAATAGGGTACATAGTTATTGATATAGGAAAATGTCCCAGTAATTCGGGCAGTACCAGAAACACCGAATGTAGCAATACCTGTTGACGCTTCTTGTCCAGGAGCGTATACATTGAGTGGACTGGAAGCTGGACTAAAAAATTGTGCAATTCCTAAAAGTCCAACTGGAATAACTAGAAGCAGATGAGATCGCAGAAAATTGTATAGTTCTTCTTCAGATGGGAACAAATTGGGCATCATCCATATCAATGGAAGATAATAAAAATAGTTTCTCAAGCCCCACAGTCCTATTATAGGAGACCCTAAACTAGGATTAAAAGTATGAAACAGACACCAACTAAATATCAGAAAAAGAAAAATATGAACAAAGGGTTGCTTAATGATGGGAAATTTATTACTTGATTTGGATAAGGCATAGTATTGAATGTAAGCTCCAAATAATACAATGTCTTTGAGAAAGTAAATAAGCTCGCTGGCTTGGGGCAATACCCATTTTCGTAATGCTCCTTCAATTACGACTAAGAGCAATACGGTTTTGACAGAACGCCGCCAGTCAAGACAGGATAGATATACAATAACTAAAACAACAATTAAAGCAATAATGAGTGTCACGTTACTACCCTCTCTAGTATTTCTAAGTATGCTTTTGCCACGGCGGTGCTAGTATGACGAGACAAATGGAATATAGCATTTTCCCGATATTTTGAGAGTGGAGTTTTACCTGTCAAGAGTTCTATCAATATTTCGGTTAAGGCTTGTACATTTCCATTGGGGAAAGTCAAACCGCAAGAACCAATAGCCTCTTTTAATCCTCCTCCATCTGACCCGACAACAACACAACCGCAAGCAATACCTTCTAGTGCTACAATCCCAAATGGTTCTTCCCAGCGAGAGGGAACAATAAGAATTTGATGGGTATTTAATGCTTGAGCGAGTTCTCGATCCAATTTGACCCCAGCAAACTCGACTTGATGGTTTATATCTAATTGTTTGACTTGTTGACGTAAGTTTGCTTCTTCAGGGCCGCTACCAATGATGGTTAATTTAGGAGTGAGTCCGAAGGGTTTAAGGTTAGCTATTGCATCCAGGAGTAAATCTGCTCCTTTATCTGAGACTAAGCGTCCTAAAAAAACAAGTTCTTTATCTCGTGTAATTTCTGGTATTTCATAAAATATATCTTGGCGATAAGGATTGGGAATAACGGTTGAAGGGCTTGTTATTCGCTCTGCTAAGGCATGACTAGCACAAATGTTGGTGGAAAAGCGAGTTACCAGGTTTTTCAAATGATCTTGCCAGCTTAAGGTTCCATTCAAACGCTGATACCAACTCTGATGAGTAACCACCAAAGGTTTGTGTATAAGTAATAAGGGCCAAATTCCCTTAAGGCTAATATTTCCTTGAAAAAATACATCGCACCAACGAGTTAAGTGCAAGAATTGGTGGGGTAAAGGTTGTCTAATGACTTCAAAGGGGAACTGTTTTGTGTCTGTTGCTGGTGTAGGGGATACAACTTTGACTTGATGGCCGTTACTGAAAAATTCATGGGCGAGGGTAGAGATGACATTCTCTAGTCCGCCTAGGCTAGGGTAAAATGGGGAATACATGAGGATTTTCATCAGAGTTTGAATCAATTACTATCCTGTTAGTTTTTCCTAGCGTTAATTAGAGTGTCTACGGCTTTGACTAATCCTTCCACATTCTGCTGGGGAGACCAAGTTTCCATCCGTTTCCTGGCGTTCATTCCCATTTGTTTAAGGGTTTGAGGTTGGGTTAAGAGATCCTTGAAGATACGACTTAAAGCGTTGATATCGCCACAGGGGTAAACTAAGCCTGTTACGTTGGATTCTACCAGATCGTAACGAGCGCCGATACGATCGCTGACAACGGCCGGTATACCACAAATCATGGCTTCGTTGACGGGTAAACCATAGGGTTCGTGTTCTGAGGGAAATACTAGCAAGTCACTAGCTGCATACACTTCTGGTAAGTAGGAATATTTAACCATGCCGATAAATCGGACTTTTTCATCGATTCCTAACTGTTTAACTTGGTTTCTTAAGGATTCGCTTAGAGGCCCGTCCCCGACCATAACTAAGTAACTGTTGGGAACATTGGCGGCAGCGAAGGCTTGAATAGCGTCTTGGGGACGTTTGCGAGGTAGAAATTTGGCGCAAAAGACGACAATAAGTGCTTCTGGGGGAATTTGCCAGGCTTCTCGGAGTTTCAGGCGATCGCTCTTTTGCGCGATTTCGGCAATATAATGATTATCGACCACATACGGTGTGATCGTAATCTGTTCTTCTGGAACACCTAGGGAATGAAGAAACCGTTTTGATGCCGTAGAGGGGACTAATACCCGATCGGCAATTTGATTGTATAAGTAAGGGAGAAGTCTTTTTTTAAACGGTTTTTTCCAATTTCCCCCTTCTGGAGTTTCCAGATAAGTGGCATCAGTAGTTAAGAGCAGTGGTTTGCGAGCGGTTTTAGCCGCTAGGATTGCCATCCAAAAGCTCACGTAATTATGACCGTAAATTACACAACAGTCAAATTCCCTCACCAATTGAGTTAATCCTGGGTTAATGAGACCAAAAGGATTATTTAAATTAGGTCGAGGAGACTTGTTCGGCACGTACACCCAGGGATAGCCTTCTAACAAGGGAAGATCAAAAACATCTTTGGTCAGGTATTCAGGATTTTGAGCCAGAGAACTCGCGTGTAATTTGTCTTCTGGTAAACTACAGTAGGCGACTAGAATTTCTAACTGGGGATGTACGGCCATCAATCGCAGGGATGCTGGATTTTGGATGGGTTGTGAAGATACAAGCAGAACGCGGTATTTGGATGGAGTCATAGGTTTAATTCTTCTATAAAACGTTTGGCAATAGCATCCCAAGCAAAGTGTTTTTTATAGATATTTAAACTTCGTTGCTGAAGCTCTAAGCGCAGTTTGTCATCCTTGAGAACTTGGATCAGGGCACTGGCTAAAGCCTCTTTATCGTCTTCAGGTACGAGCAAAACTCCCGCTTCTGGAATGGGATATCCTGTTTCTGTCCCTGCATAAGCAACGATCGGGAGTCCACAAGCTAGTCCGGCGATCGCTGTAGTTCTGCGAGTGGAGATATCTCCTCTAACATACAATTGCACATCTGATGTAACCAAGGTTTGGACAATTTGTTCTGGCTCCAGCAATCCTAGCACCAAAATCTCCACATGAGTATCCTTTAGTGCTTTTCTCAGTTCGGGTTCAGCTTCTTTTGAGCCTCGTCCTAGAGTCACCAGACGTAAGAAATCAATGTGTTTAGCAGTTTGGACAATCGTAGCCGAGAGCGCCTCTACTTCGTCTCTTGTAATGTCTACACTGGTCATCCCAAATACTACCACGGTCTTTGTCTTGCTCTGAGAATAGTCTCCCTTAGACTTCACTGCCATTAAGTCCGGTTCCGGCATATTGGAACCCACAGGGATAAATGTTGCTTGACATGAGGCAATGGGGAGCCAGGTTAATTGCTCTAGATCGACATTAAAAATTGAGCGATCGGCTAATTTCATGGCTGTGCGAATTGTCCACAGTTGTACCCAGCGCCGGATTTTGTATTTTAGCCGTTCTCCTGAATACCCTTGAACTTCATGGAACATGATGGCGGTTTTGACTCCTCTGATTTTGAGCAATCCCACCACGACAACAAACATCACGGGTAACGCTAACTTTGACCAAGCGGATGCTGTAAATTGGGCAATCACCCAGCGATCGCGCCATTGTCCACTTTCTACCCACAGCCATTGTAGCGCCTTCAACCATCCCCATTCGCGCCACTGCATGGGAATGCGATCGCATTCAACCCCTTTTTGAGCCAAACTTTGCTCTAGCTTTTCCGTATAGTCAAACACGCCATCAGCCAATGCTTGTTGCTGGCCGAGGAGTATAATGATTCGGGTATTTTGGCGATCGCTCTGATTATCCATGACGCGAAAGTTTAGATTTTAGGGTTCTCAGTCCATTAATCATCGGGGTGGGCAGAGTCCGATTCAAAACATTGTAAGTCTGAATCAGCTTAAACAGCTCTGGATCTTGGCTAAAATTGTG contains these protein-coding regions:
- a CDS encoding GtrA family protein, whose translation is MLYSGFKKKVTWLMGNFSNYPVYFMVGVFNTLFTIGLRYIIGLSLDDQGSLAYVASMVMSSSIGILVSFVAHKKITFPNPHKLSIRQEVKQLGLFFANQSTGMILAIILSVTLVSLMNLLPFHWQNSKTLAFGFSSFLVSFITYILNQQIVFK
- a CDS encoding glycosyltransferase: MSNNVMNTHGLDYGKTSRYDPIVILIPVFNDWEALKRLLHYIDHTLVNLSPDHKRVDIIIVDDASVSEFTDNINSEELGYIYNIYLLELRRNMGHQRAIALGLAYVEENLPCQAVLIMDGDGEDDPKDIASLIEKYQQEEHKKIIFAHRRKRSEQQSFKFFYGIYKLLYRILTGQRIQFGNFSIVPRKILSRLVVVSEIWNHYASGVLKSRIPYAEIYTTRGHRLAGKPQMNLVSLVTHGLSSISVYAEVVGTRLLISTSAITLFSMIAIAIIVFMRLATNLAIPGWASSMVGIFFIIIMQAVVFSLILSILVLSNRNNFNFLPNRDYKYFVLKCSTLVSKKK
- a CDS encoding glycosyltransferase family 4 protein, which gives rise to MGNPNSRQSALALEEAEFLHEVITTIAYNPSSNNWKLLNRLPTGLKKRITDELKRRSWVMPGATPIRTHVWQEILRVALVRSGLPRRLGINNQRLTDWIYTSIDRHVAQSHLNGLDAVYAYEDGAASTFQAAKSQGILCLYDLPILFYQMSRQIQAEEAELFPDLAPALQAAKEPEWKLRRKEQEIELADQIFVASSITRKSLLNFGVNPEKISVIPYGAPLDYFHPQPKQDTCFRALYVGRVEPRKGIHYLLSAWKNLNLSDAELCLIGINEFPSGWLDQYQDLFRYISPLPHYSLNQYYSSASVFVFPSLVDGFGLVLLEAMACGIPVITTPNTAGPDIITDGVEGFLVPIRDVGGIQEKLDWCYHHPLELAQMGKAARKKAEQLTWFQYRKGLQKHIHSLFKNVK
- a CDS encoding glycosyltransferase family 4 protein, which produces MHLTRWCDVFFQGNISLKGIWPLLLIHKPLVVTHQSWYQRLNGTLSWQDHLKNLVTRFSTNICASHALAERITSPSTVIPNPYRQDIFYEIPEITRDKELVFLGRLVSDKGADLLLDAIANLKPFGLTPKLTIIGSGPEEANLRQQVKQLDINHQVEFAGVKLDRELAQALNTHQILIVPSRWEEPFGIVALEGIACGCVVVGSDGGGLKEAIGSCGLTFPNGNVQALTEILIELLTGKTPLSKYRENAIFHLSRHTSTAVAKAYLEILERVVT
- a CDS encoding glycosyltransferase family 4 protein — its product is MTPSKYRVLLVSSQPIQNPASLRLMAVHPQLEILVAYCSLPEDKLHASSLAQNPEYLTKDVFDLPLLEGYPWVYVPNKSPRPNLNNPFGLINPGLTQLVREFDCCVIYGHNYVSFWMAILAAKTARKPLLLTTDATYLETPEGGNWKKPFKKRLLPYLYNQIADRVLVPSTASKRFLHSLGVPEEQITITPYVVDNHYIAEIAQKSDRLKLREAWQIPPEALIVVFCAKFLPRKRPQDAIQAFAAANVPNSYLVMVGDGPLSESLRNQVKQLGIDEKVRFIGMVKYSYLPEVYAASDLLVFPSEHEPYGLPVNEAMICGIPAVVSDRIGARYDLVESNVTGLVYPCGDINALSRIFKDLLTQPQTLKQMGMNARKRMETWSPQQNVEGLVKAVDTLINARKN
- a CDS encoding glycosyltransferase, whose product is MDNQSDRQNTRIIILLGQQQALADGVFDYTEKLEQSLAQKGVECDRIPMQWREWGWLKALQWLWVESGQWRDRWVIAQFTASAWSKLALPVMFVVVVGLLKIRGVKTAIMFHEVQGYSGERLKYKIRRWVQLWTIRTAMKLADRSIFNVDLEQLTWLPIASCQATFIPVGSNMPEPDLMAVKSKGDYSQSKTKTVVVFGMTSVDITRDEVEALSATIVQTAKHIDFLRLVTLGRGSKEAEPELRKALKDTHVEILVLGLLEPEQIVQTLVTSDVQLYVRGDISTRRTTAIAGLACGLPIVAYAGTETGYPIPEAGVLLVPEDDKEALASALIQVLKDDKLRLELQQRSLNIYKKHFAWDAIAKRFIEELNL